GCAGTTATAAATTCTGACACACTTGCAGCGGCGAGGAGGTGTTCTTGCTGGATGGGTATTTCTTGGGCTGCGATAACAGTTAAGCTGAGGGGGCTAAACGCTTGTCTGCATTTGCCTCTACGGGTTCCATCATGTCCACCGCTATCTACCTCCAGAGTCCCCAGGCGATTCGCGATCGCACTCAGCAGCTTTTTGAGCTGGCCCGCGCCGACAAACTAACGCACTTTCGCTATCGGGGCGATCGCCTCCAGCCCACGGCCGACTATGTGCTGCGGGTGATGCGGGAACACTATCCCGACCTAAACGTGCCGTTTCATAGCCGCTGGCGACATTTTGGCGTGGGCAAGGTCGATCGGGCGGCCGAGTTGCAGGCGCGGCTGGCGAGGCTTGATCCGGTGGCCCAGGCGCGGGCCAAGTTCGATCTGGTGATTCTCAGCGTGCTGCTGGATGCGGGGGCGGGTGCGGTGTGGCGCTATCGCGAAGCCAGCAGCGGTCAGGTGTTTCAGCGGTCAGAAGGGCTGGCGGTGGCAAGCTTTTGGATGTTCTGCGAGGGCGCATTTTCGGGCGATCGCGCTGCTCCCCTCCAGGCAACCGCCGCCGCCCTCCAGCAGATCACCGAGTCCGATCTGGCTCAAGCGTTCCAGGTCACCCCAGACAATCCGCTAATCGGGCTGGCGGGGCGCGTGGCCCTGCTGCAACAGTTGGGCCACACCCTTGCCCAAAAGCCAGAATTCTTTGGCACTCAAACGCCCCGACCGGGCAACCTGGTGGACTACCTGTTGGCCCAAGCCGAGGATCGCCAGTTGCCCGCGCCCACCGTGCTGATGGCCGTGCTGCAAGGACTCGGCGACATCTGGCCCGGCCGCATCACGCTAGAGGGCGTTAACCTGGGCGATGTTTGGCCGCACTCTGCTCTGTCCAGCGCTGAGCCGGGGGCAAACCTCGTGCCGTTCCACAAGCTGTCGCAGTGGCTCACCTATTCCCTGCTGGAGCCGCTGCAAGACCTGGGGCTAGAAATCACGCAGCTTGACCAGCTTACGGGTCTGGCAGAATATCGCAACGGCGGCCTCTGCGTAGACCTGGGGCTGCTGGAGCCAAAGCACGCTGACGTACTGCGTGGGCCGCACCTGCCCAGTTCTGAGGTGATTGTGGAATGGCGATCGCTCACGCTGGTTCTGCTCGACCAAATTGCCGATGCCATCCGTACCGAACTCGGCCTCAGCGTCACCGAACTGCCGCTCGTGAAAGTCCTGGAAGGCGGAACCTGGGCAGCCGGCCGAAAAATCGCCGCCGAGCTGCGTCCGGGCGGCGATCCTCCGATCTCGATTCAAAGTGATGGAACGGTGTTTTGAAAAAAGAAGAGAGAAGAACGAACTTTTAAAGAACGAAAAGAGAAGAACGAAGAACGAAAAAACCATTCTTCCCTCTTCGTTCTTCTCTTTTCGTTCTTCTTTTTTCTAATTCACACGCTCAGGGCTAATCTTGCAGGTGTTGAGAATGCGCTGGTCGTTTTCGCTCAGTGCAGAAAGCTGGTGAAATCCTTCCAGGTTCAGAGGGGCGATCGCCTCTCCGCCTGTCGCCGCGACCGACGCATTCGCTTGAAGCGCCACCGAGTAGGGATGAACCGTTTGCTCGTAGGAATCAATCACGTTTAGCGCTAGTTCCTGGGCTTGCACCTCGCCATAAAAGCAATCAAAGGAGGAATGGGGCATATAGAACGCGCCTACCACTTGATTCTCGCTGACTTCAAACACCATGTAGGCGGAGCCAAGCTGGTCGGGCTGCTGAGACTGTCCATACAAATAAACGCCATTGGGAAACCGCTGGCTAATTGCACCTTCCAAGCGGGCAACCGTTGCAGCGCTTGCTTGCGTCAGCCGGGATGCTTCGAGACCATGGGCTGGAGCCAGTGCCGCAGCCGCCAGTCCT
The Thermoleptolyngbya sichuanensis A183 DNA segment above includes these coding regions:
- a CDS encoding URC4/urg3 family protein — translated: MSTAIYLQSPQAIRDRTQQLFELARADKLTHFRYRGDRLQPTADYVLRVMREHYPDLNVPFHSRWRHFGVGKVDRAAELQARLARLDPVAQARAKFDLVILSVLLDAGAGAVWRYREASSGQVFQRSEGLAVASFWMFCEGAFSGDRAAPLQATAAALQQITESDLAQAFQVTPDNPLIGLAGRVALLQQLGHTLAQKPEFFGTQTPRPGNLVDYLLAQAEDRQLPAPTVLMAVLQGLGDIWPGRITLEGVNLGDVWPHSALSSAEPGANLVPFHKLSQWLTYSLLEPLQDLGLEITQLDQLTGLAEYRNGGLCVDLGLLEPKHADVLRGPHLPSSEVIVEWRSLTLVLLDQIADAIRTELGLSVTELPLVKVLEGGTWAAGRKIAAELRPGGDPPISIQSDGTVF